From Candidatus Hoaglandella endobia, a single genomic window includes:
- the dnaQ gene encoding DNA polymerase III subunit epsilon, giving the protein MSNDITRQIILDTETTGINRLGIHYEKHRIIEIGAVEIVNRRLTGSQFHIYLKPNRLIDLEAFNVHGISDEFLADKPVFADVADEFLDFIRGSELVIHNAPFDIGFIDYELGMLGRGIAKINTFCLVTDSLQLARKIFPGKRNNLDALCDRYLINNSQRKLHSALYDAKILADVFLLMTGGQTLIPFDMVAQEQHEINSISIQRMNRAKTSLKVIYASNEEVLAHNQQLDLVQKKSGSCLWRRINS; this is encoded by the coding sequence ATGAGCAATGATATTACGCGACAGATTATACTAGATACCGAAACTACCGGTATAAACCGGCTAGGAATTCATTATGAAAAACACCGAATTATCGAAATTGGTGCGGTGGAGATTGTTAATCGCCGGCTGACTGGTAGCCAATTTCACATTTATCTAAAGCCAAATCGGTTAATAGATTTAGAAGCATTCAACGTGCATGGTATTAGCGATGAATTTCTTGCGGATAAGCCTGTGTTTGCAGATGTGGCAGATGAATTTCTCGACTTTATTAGAGGCAGCGAGCTAGTGATTCATAACGCACCGTTCGATATTGGCTTTATCGATTATGAACTTGGGATGCTGGGACGAGGCATCGCTAAAATCAATACCTTTTGCTTGGTGACCGACAGTCTACAATTAGCTCGAAAAATATTTCCCGGTAAACGTAATAACTTAGACGCTTTATGTGACCGCTACTTAATCAATAACAGTCAGCGTAAGCTGCACAGCGCCTTATACGACGCCAAAATTTTGGCGGACGTGTTCTTGTTAATGACGGGCGGTCAAACCTTAATACCTTTTGATATGGTAGCACAGGAACAGCATGAGATAAATAGCATATCAATCCAGCGTATGAATCGCGCTAAGACGTCTCTAAAGGTGATTTATGCAAGTAATGAGGAAGTATTGGCCCATAATCAGCAATTAGATTTAGTGCAGAAGAAGAGCGGCAGCTGTTTATGGCGAAGGATAAATAGTTGA
- the hupA gene encoding nucleoid-associated protein HU-alpha, protein MNKTQLIDIIADKADISKIQAKSALESTLAAITESLKEHNPVQLIGFGTFKINYRSERTGRNPQTGQEIKISAAKVPVFISSKALKKALN, encoded by the coding sequence ATGAATAAAACTCAGCTAATTGATATTATTGCAGATAAAGCTGATATTTCTAAGATACAAGCTAAGTCGGCACTAGAATCCACTTTGGCAGCAATTACCGAGTCTCTTAAGGAACATAATCCAGTACAATTGATTGGTTTCGGAACTTTTAAAATTAATTATCGTAGTGAACGCACTGGCCGCAATCCCCAAACTGGCCAAGAAATAAAAATTTCAGCTGCCAAAGTGCCTGTGTTTATTTCTAGTAAAGCACTAAAAAAAGCACTTAACTAA
- a CDS encoding class I SAM-dependent methyltransferase, with translation MKPAQLHKVIVSPTSWDAIPKGTYYRQVLEQGLKKWWPKLFGFYLLKIGALSADLDTGDCAILHQINIGLEGKNLHVIADLYQLPFANKSADACLLAHTLSYIGDPHQLLREVDRVLIDDGWLIITTFNPISLLGLGKFFSFFFRQQPYKSRMYTPMRLLDWLGVLNFEVLYCTQFQALPWRWQRGPLLRRPNCPAIGCLSIIIARKRSLPLNLLTPLKIRSLRTDCSVQ, from the coding sequence ATGAAACCAGCACAACTTCATAAAGTTATTGTATCGCCTACTTCATGGGACGCTATTCCTAAAGGAACTTATTATCGTCAAGTATTAGAACAGGGCTTAAAAAAATGGTGGCCTAAACTCTTCGGTTTTTATTTACTTAAAATTGGCGCACTAAGTGCAGATCTGGATACCGGCGACTGTGCAATTTTACACCAGATCAATATAGGCCTAGAAGGTAAAAATTTGCATGTGATAGCTGATCTATACCAATTGCCCTTCGCTAATAAATCGGCAGATGCGTGCTTACTAGCCCACACCTTATCTTACATAGGTGATCCTCACCAGCTGCTACGAGAGGTAGATCGAGTATTGATTGATGATGGCTGGCTTATCATTACCACTTTTAATCCAATTAGTCTGCTTGGTTTGGGAAAATTTTTTTCGTTTTTTTTTCGTCAACAGCCCTATAAAAGTCGTATGTATACCCCAATGCGGTTATTGGATTGGCTAGGAGTACTCAACTTTGAAGTACTGTACTGTACCCAGTTTCAAGCCCTGCCTTGGCGATGGCAAAGGGGGCCTCTTCTGAGGAGGCCAAATTGCCCCGCAATTGGCTGTCTAAGTATTATTATTGCCCGTAAACGTAGCTTACCATTAAACCTCCTAACACCGTTAAAAATAAGATCACTACGCACGGATTGCAGCGTCCAATAG
- the rnhA gene encoding ribonuclease HI, whose product MRIKVEIFTDGSCLGNPGPGGYGAILRYNQQEKIFSAGYHLTTNNRMELMAAIVALEVLKDPCEIVLSTDSQYIRQGITQWIYNWKKSSWKTAEKKPVKNIDLWQQLDASIALHTLRWNWVKSHDGHTENERCDELARLAAGLPDLEDIGYQSGQGLFGRQATSRLKNS is encoded by the coding sequence ATGCGCATAAAAGTTGAGATTTTTACCGATGGTTCGTGCTTAGGAAATCCGGGGCCTGGTGGCTATGGTGCCATACTGCGTTACAACCAGCAGGAAAAAATCTTTAGCGCAGGTTATCATCTGACCACCAACAACCGGATGGAACTGATGGCGGCTATCGTTGCGCTAGAAGTACTTAAAGATCCTTGTGAGATTGTATTGAGTACCGATAGCCAGTACATCCGTCAGGGAATCACCCAATGGATATACAATTGGAAAAAGAGCAGCTGGAAAACCGCCGAGAAAAAACCAGTTAAGAACATCGATTTATGGCAGCAGTTAGACGCTTCTATTGCGCTCCATACACTACGCTGGAATTGGGTAAAAAGCCATGATGGTCATACTGAAAACGAACGTTGCGATGAACTGGCGCGCCTCGCCGCTGGTCTTCCAGACTTGGAAGACATTGGTTATCAATCAGGTCAAGGCTTGTTTGGGCGGCAAGCAACAAGCAGATTAAAAAACAGTTAG